The Ornithodoros turicata isolate Travis chromosome 7, ASM3712646v1, whole genome shotgun sequence genome includes a region encoding these proteins:
- the LOC135400499 gene encoding uncharacterized protein LOC135400499: MAFNPATFTPTCKKVFQKCATKAFALMKLISVIEEKWDQFVEIKCITELLDNGFPDYTRECSMNSMYGDAIRCFGKPEILDRVEADNVPLANTALVQYDILLLIYVETLCLFGQSQIFFLEIMAPLMSRQDISKLLQNWASPHDTLEVNH, from the exons ATGGCGTTTAACCCAGCGACTTTTACGCCAACATGCAAGAAGG TGTTCCAGAAATGCGCTACCAAGGCTTTCGCCCTGATGAAACTGATATCAGTTATCGAAGAAAAGTGGGACCAGTTCGTG GAAATCAAGTGCATTACTGAGCTGCTGGATAATGGATTCCCGGACTATACTAGGGAGTGTTCAATGAACAGCATGTACGGAGAT GCTATCAGATGCTTCGGAAAACCAGAAATACTG GATCGCGTAGAAGCAGACAATGTTCCACTTGCTAACACTGCATTGGTACAGTATGACATTCTTTTACTTATATACGTCGAAACGCTATGTCTCTTTGGACAGAGCCAAATTTTTTTCCTGGAAATTATGGCGCCCTTGATGTCCCGTCAA GATATCTCTAAATTACTCCAAAATtgggcttcaccgcacgacacCCTGGAGGTCAACCATTGA